The Pseudomonas sp. FP2309 genomic sequence TGCTGGTCACCGAGGCCTGCGCACTGCTGGTAGAGCGGGCGCGACCACGCAATCCCTTTGTGTATATCTTCTGTTCCGGTTTTTTTGCCGCCGCGTTGTCGGCTTTGCTCTGCCTGTTGCTGGGGTTGGGCTTGCTGTGGTTCGACGGGCGTTTTGCCATGCCGCAATGGCTGGAAGACTTCGTCGGCTACCTCTGGCTGATCATCTTCCCCGAGGCGTTTATCAACGGCACGGTGATCAGCGCTCTGGTGGTGTTCTGCCCGGAATGGCTGGAGACATTTAACCGTACACGCTACCTCTCGGCGCCCTGGAAGGACGACGATTCGCAGCCTTGATCCAGATCAAATCCAGTGTGTCGTGGCGAGCCCATGCTGCGCAAAACTAATATGAGTAATGCGAGGAGCGCGGATCATGAGTGTGTATGAATGGGCACGGCAGGAGCTACGCAGAAGCCAGGATGCGGCACAGGAAATTGGTTTTGACCCTGGCTTGACCCTGCGCGCGATGCTCAGCGCCGTCGTGCAGCAGAGCAAGGGCGTGCGCAGCTTTGAAGACCTGGCCGACGAGCTGCAATACCTTGCAGAGAACCTCGACGACCAGCAGGAATATGCCTTTATGCGGCCTTAGTGGCGCGGCGGCAGGTCTTCGGAAAACAGCTCGTCTTCAGCATCCGGAGCCACGGGAATTTTATGTTCTTCAGCGGCCCAGGCACCCAGGTCGATGAGTTTGCAACGGTCCGAGCAGAACGGCCGGTTGAGGTTGTCGGGTTTCCATTCCACGGGTGCACCGCAGGTTGGGCAGTCGACGGTCAAGGGTTGGCTCATGATCGGCCTCCACGCAAAGTAAGATAAAAGTGGTGCAGTCGCTCGACCTCGCTGTGCAGCCAGCCGAGGTCTTTGTCGTTGACCAGCACGTCATCGGCATGGTTCAGGCGGTCTTCACGGCTGCATTGGGCGTTGAGAATCGCTTGGACCTGCTGTTCGCTGATGCCGTCGCGCTGCAGGGTACGCTGTATCTGCAGCGATTGCGGCACATCGATCACCAGAATGCGCTGGGTCATGCTGTACTGGCCGGACTCGATCAGTAACGGCGACACCAGGATCGCGTATGGCGAGCGTGCACGCGCCAGATGGCTGCGAATCTCTTCGCCGATCAGTGGGTGCAACAGACCTTCCAGCCATAGGCGCTTTTCGGGGACTTCAAAGATCAGCTTGCGCAACGCGGCGCGGTCCAACTGGCCGTCAGGCTGCAGCACGCCTGCACCGAAGTGCTCGGCGATGCGCGCAAGTGCCGGTCGGCCCGGTTCGACCACCCAGCGCGCGGCGTGGTCGGCGTCGACGAGGTCGATGCCCAGGTCGATGAAGTGTTGAGCCGCGGCGCTTTTACCGCTGCCGATGCCGCCGGTGAGGCCAAGAACCCAAGGTGTTGCAACAGAAGTGGTCATCTGAAACCGACAGACTGCAAATAGAAGTCGGTTATTTGACCACCCCAGAGCAATGCAATCCAGCCGGCAATTGCCAGATACGGCCCAAAGGGCATGGGCGTCGACGCTTGGGCGTTGCGCAGGCGCATCAGGATCAGGCCGATGATCACCCCGACCAGCGAGGCCATCAACAGTGTCATGGGGACTATCTGCCAGCCACCCCAGGCCCCGAGCAGGGCCAGTAGCTTAAAGTCGCCGTGGCCCATGCCGTCCTTGCCGGTGATCAGCTTGAAGAGCCAGAAAACGCTCCACAGGCTCATGTATCCAAGCACCGCTCCCCACAGCGCATCGGGCAGTGTCGTCAGTAACCCAAAAGCATTGACGATCAGCCCCAGCCATAGCAGCGGTAGCACCAGCACATCCGGCAGCAACTGATGGTCGATATCGATCAAGCTCATTGCCAGCAATCCCCAGCTCACCACCAGCACCGCTGCGGCCTGCCAGCCGAAGCCGAAGTGCCAGGCCACCAGTGCCGAGATCAGGCCGCACCCCAGTTCGGTCAATGGGTAGCGCGCACCAATTGACCCCTGGCAGTGGGCGCAGCGGCCCCTGAGCAGCAGGTAACTGAACACGGGGATATTTTCCCAGGGGCGTATTGCATGCCCACAGTGGGGGCAGCAGGAGTTCGGGTGCATCAGGTTGTAGGTCGGTCCCAGGGGCTCGGCGGGCAAACCGAGCACTTCATGGGCCTGGGCGCGCCATTCGCGTTCGAGTATTTTTGGCAAACGCCAGACCAGCACATTGAGAAAGCTGCCGACGATCAGCCCCAGCACTGACGCGATCGCGACAAAGGCCCACGGGTACTCGCTTAACAGCAGGCTCAAAATGCGCTCCCCAGCTGGAACACCGGCAGGTACATGGCGATCACCAGTGCTCCGACAATGCCCCCCAGTATCACCATGATCAACGGCTCCATCAGGCTGGTGAGGTTGTCGACCAGGTTGTCCACATCGGTTTCATAGTGGTGGGCGACTTTTTCCAGCATGCGTTCCAGCGTGCCCGACTCTTCGCCGATCGCGGTCATCTGGATCGCCATGCCAGGGAACAGGCCGTTGGCGAGCATGGATTGATTCAACTGCATGCCGGTAGATACATCGCGACGCATACGCTCGATTGCCTGTTTGAACGGACCGTTTCCCGCCGCACCCGCCACGCAATCCAACGCCTGCACCAATGGGACACCGGCGGCAAAGGTCGTGGAAAGGGTGCGGGCGAAGCGGGCTACGGCGGATTTTGTCAGCAGTTTGCCTGCCAGCGGCGCTTTCAACAAACCGGCATCCAGCCAATAGCGAAAACCCGGCGAGGTTTGATACGCATGGCGCAGCCCCACCGTGCCTGTCCCCAGGCCCAGCGCCAATATCCACCAAGCCTGCTGCATAAACGCTGACAGAGCGATGACATGCAAGGTAAACCCTGGCAGTTCGCCGTTGACCCCGGCGAACAAAGTCTGGAATTGCGGCACCACATGGATCAGCAGCACGGCAGTCACAACGCTGGCGATCACCAGTACAGCAATGGGGTAGGTCATGGCCTTCTTGATCCGAGCCTTGAGCAGCTCGCTCTTCTCCCGGTGGATCGCCACGCGCTCGAGGAGGGAGTCGAGTGCCCCGGCCTGCTCGCCGGCAGCGACCAGGTTGCAGTACAAGTCATCGAAATAGCGTGGGTGTTTGCGCAGCGCGACGGCCAGGCTGGTACCGGCGGCGATCTGTTGCTTCAGGCTTTGCACCAGTTCGCGCGCAGGGCGATTGTCAAAGCCTTCACTGATGATGTCGAAGGCCTGCAAAAGGGCGATCCCCGCTTTGAGCAGCGTGGCCAGTTGGCGCGTAAACAGGGTGATATCGGCTGATTTGATCGCTGGGCCCAGGCTCGGCAGCACCGGAGATTTTTGGCGCACTCGTCCAGGGCTAATGCCTTGCTGACGCAACTGCGCCTTGACCACGGTCGGGTTGTGCCCGGCGGTTTGCCCGGACACCCGGCGTCCTTTGCGGTTGATGCCTTCCCAGGCGTATGTCGTCGAAGCATTGCTCATGTCACAGTTCCGCACACAGGTCGTCGAAGATTTATAGCGTAGTCAGGTGACGGACTCGGGCGCGATGATGTGAGCCGATAAAATGTCAGAATGTGCGTCTTGCGCGCGATCGACCCCCTGCGGGTGAGTACACTGGCGCCGCTGTACACCACGGGGCGCAGGATGCGCCTTGTCATGAGTTCTATTCTGGAGAGTGAATGTGATGCGTCAGAAAGGCTTTACCTTGATCGAATTGTTGATCGTCGTGGCAATCATCGGCATTTTGGCCACCATCGGCCTGCCCATGTACACCACGCACCAGGCCAAGGCCAAGTTCACCGCCGGCCTGGCTGAAATCAGCGCCTTGAAGGCGAGCTATGAAGACACGATCAACCAGGGCAGCGTGCCGACGCTGGCGTTGATCGGTGGTACCAGCCCCACCGCCAATTGCAAGATCGATGTGACCGGGGATGTGGCCACGGGCGCGGGCGCCATCCGGTGTGAAATCCTCGACGCACCGGCGCCGGTGCTGGGCAAGACCATCAGCCTGACACGCAGCGCCACCACTGGCTGGACGTGTACCACCAGCGCTGAAGCCAAGTACGTCGGCAAAGGTTGCGGCGCCGACGGTGCGTAACGGCTGAGCCATCCACAGGGACGCAGAGGGGCCGATGGGGTTATCCGTAGCGCAGCGAGGCGGTGTTTTCCTGGTAGTCGTGGCGTGCCTGCTCACGGTCGGGATTTGCGCGCCGTTCAGTGGGCACGACCTGCAACGCGTCATGCAGATCGCCATCGCGCTGTGCGCGGTGCTTTACGCGCTGTCGGTGGCCCCTGCCGAACCCCAGGTGGATCGTGTGACGGCCTGGGGGCTGGCACTGATTGTGGGGCTGGGCCTTGTGTCTTCGGTGCTGGCCCATCAACCGTTGTGGGCACTTACCGAAGTGGCGCTGTTTGTCAGTTGTGCGGCCATCTCCCTGGCATTTGCCTTGCTCCGTCGGCGGGGAGGCGAGCCCTTGGATCGAGGCTTGATGCTGATTGTGGCGCTGCTGTGCCTGATCAAATTGATTCAATACCTGTATGCCGGTGCGCTGGCGTTCACCAGTGGCGCACGCACGCTGGACCCTGATCTGCTGCTGTCGGGGTTTTCCAACAAGCGTTTCTACGGTCAGTTCCAGACCTTCACCCTGCCGTTGCTGGCGTTGCCCCTGCTGATGCCGACCGTCTCCCGCACTGTGCGAGCGGCTACCTTCGCGCTGTTGTGCGGGTGGTGGCTGATCGCAATCGGGGGCGGCACGCGCGGTACCTGGCTCGGCATGGGCGTGGCTGGCGTCGTATTGGCGGTGCTTGGTCCTTGGGGGCGGCGCTGGCTCGGTTGGCAGTTGGCGGCCATGCTGGGCGGGTTGTTGCTGTATGGGCTGATATTTACGCTGCTGGCGGATTACCTGGGGATTGAGCTCGCCAACGCTGCCAGTGAACGCCTCACCACCTCGCTGTCGGGGCGCGGCCCGATCTGGTGGCAGGCGTGGCATATGCTCGTGGAACGCCCATGGTTGGGTTTCGGGCCGATGCATTTTGCCGATCTTGCCAACAGGATTGCCGCCCATCCCCATCAGGCGATGCTGCAGTGGGCCAGCGAATGGGGTGTGCCATCGGCCCTGTGCGTGACGTTTTTGGCGTGGCGTGCCGGCTGGGCCACGGTTGCGGTGTTGCGCGAGCGGGCGCAGTCCGGCGCGCGCGCAGACCTGTTGCGCTTATGCCTGTTTGCGGGGTTGGTCGGTGCGCTGGTCCAGGCGATGGTCGATGGTGTGATCGTGATGCCCAACTCCCAAGTGTGGCTGGCGCTGGTGGTGGGATGGCTGATGGCGCTGCATGTATGGCGCACGCCGGTGACCGCGACGCAACCGTTGGCGTGGCGCGCATGGACAGGGTTGAGTGTGTTGGCCGTTGGTCTGCTGGTGTACATCGCCCTGCGCGACGTGCCCCATATCAGTCAGGCCCAGCAGCAGTACCTGAGTGGCGAGAGTCGGCACCTGCAGCCACGCTTCTGGGCCCAGGGCGTCATTGCTCGCTGAGGCGTGCAAGTTGCCGGACGCCCAATGCGGTGCTAGCTTTAGCCCACCGCCCGTGTAGCTCAGTTGGTAGAGCAGCGCACTCGTAACGCGAAGGTCGCAGGTTCGATTCCTGTCTCGGGCACAAGGGCAACACTGCTACAAATGCAACGTTTTCAGATGATCCCAGAATGGTTCTGAAGGCCAGACGAACCGGCATAGGTGCCTGTTCTTTTGTATCTGCGCAACCTTGATGACCCAGATGCATCCCCATTCCTTGATCTAAGAGAACAGACATGACCACGACTGAAATGACCCAGCAGGCCCGGCACGAAGAAGCGCTCAAGAAGTACCTTGAGGACACGCCGCAGCTTAAAGAAGAGATCAAGGACCTGAGCGCCGATGACCAGCGCGACCAGATCCAGTGGGCATTCGAGGACGAGGCCGAGAGCCAGGGCCTTCAGCCCTGGGAGCTGACCCTCAAGTACACCTCGACACCTGAGGCGTTCGAAGCGGCACGGCTGGCCCTGCACAAAGAGGCTGCCGAAGTGCTGGGTGTCGAATGGGAAGAATACTGCGAGATGAATAACCTGGTCGTTTGATGCGAACGTACCTTTGTGGTGAGCGGGACAAGCCCGTTCACCACATAAGCCCGGAATATTCGGCTCAGATGCTCAGTCGCATCGACAAATCCACCGCCTTCACATCTTTGGTCATCGCGCCGATGGAGATGTAGTCCACCCCGGTTTCAGCGATGGGAAGCAGGGTGGTTTCATTGATCCCGCCGCTGGCTTCCAGCTTCGCCTTGCCGCCGTTCAGGCGCACCGCTTCACGCATGTCTTCCAGGCTCAACTCGTCGAGCATGATGATATCGGCGCCCGCCGCCAGTGCTTCACGCAGTTCACTCAGACTTTCCACTTCGATTTCCACCGGCTTGCCGGGTGCGATCTCGTGGGCGGCGGTGATGGCCTGGGCGATACCGCCACACGCGGCGATATGGTTTTCCTTGATCAGAAACGCGTCATACAGACCGATGCGATGGTTATGGCAGCCACCGCAAGTGACGGCGTACTTCTGCGCCAGGCGCAGGCCGGGCAGGGTTTTGCGGGTGTCCAGCAGCTTGACCTGAGTGCTGGCGACAAAGTCCGCCAGGAATTGGGCGCGCGTGGCCACCCCGGACAGCAGTTGCAGGAAATTCAGCGCAGAGCGTTCGCCACTGAGCAGCGAGCGTGCCGGGCCTTCGAGGAGGAACAGCGTTTGATTGGGGCTGACGCGCTCGCCGTCGGCCACCTGCCAGTGCACGGCGACGCGTGGGTCAAGTTGGCGGAACACCGCGTCCACCCAGGCCGTACCGGCGATAACTGCGTTGTCACGGGTAATGATGGTAGCCGTGGCCAGCCGTTCGGCGGGGATCAACTGTGCGGTGATGTCGCCGCTGCCGATGTCTTCGAGCAGTGCGCGGCGCACGTTGGCTTCGATTTCGGCGGTGAGGTCGGCAAGACGGAGGTTCGGCATAACAGGCTCCACAAACAAAGTGTCCCGATTATAGGGGCAGTGTGCGTGCGAACCCAGACTCACCACTCATTTACCGCGTGATGTCAGAGTTTGCTGGCGCAACCCCCCTCATTTGCAAGATAATCTCGCGCCTTGCAATTGGCGTCATAGCTTTGACGTGCTGGTGGTAACCGGTTGTTCGCAGCGCCCCAGCGGGCCTGTACCCGATTTTTCCCCAAATCAATACCGCCGTTTCAGGAGGCCAGGATGCACAATGACGGAAAGGTGGTGCCAATCAAAAAGGCGCACGTCACGCCATCGCCGCTCGCTCGTCTGCCGATGGTATTGCTGCAGGTTCGCGACAAGGCCGCACAACAGTTGCAGCAGGGCCTGCAAGAGCTGTTCGATAACGCCGATGACACGTTGTTCGAAATGGCCGACAAAGCTCGCAATAACGTAGATCAGCATATTTTCTTCGAGGCCATGCGAGACCTGCGCCTCAAGCGCAAGAATTTCGAGCGCGTGTTCATGGAAGGCCTGTTCGACGCCTTTGCCAGGCTGGACCAGGCCGGGCGCGCCGAGCTGCAACTGGCGCCGGTTTTGTCCTATGACGCGGTGCCAGGCACCTGCAGGGATGAACGGGAAAAAGCCGTGGCGCTCCAGGCCATGCTTGACCGGGTACGCCACCGCGACGGTTTGGCGTTGTCGCAACTCACCGCACGCTTGAGTGCCTTACTGGGCAATCGCCTGGATGACCGTGAGAACCCTCTGGGGCCGGCGCTGCTGTGCGAATGTTTCCTGCGGGCGGGTCGCAGTCTGGGCGTGGAGATCCGCGTCAAACTGATCATGCTCAAGCTGTTTGAAAAATACGTGCTCACTGACGCCGACCACCTGTACGGCGAAGCCAATCAGTTGCTGATAGCGACAGGCGTGCTGCCCGAACTCAAAGCACCACCCTCCCGTCGACCCGGCGGGCGTGCTGCCCGTGATCAGCCACGCGAAGAGGCCGCGTCTCCAGCCGAACAACCCGTCGATGAAAACGGTCAGCAAGCGTTTGGCGCCTTGCAGGCCTTGCTCAAACCGGTACGCGGCAGTGTGGTCCCCACCCTGGAAGCCAGTGCTGACCCCCAGCCCATCGCCACCCGTGACCTCTTGCGGCTGCTGTCCCATTTGCAGCAGTACGTGCCCGAGCCTGACGCCGAGGACGATTTCGACCTGTGCAGCCAGCTTGAACAGTTGCTCACCCGTGTCAGCGTCAAGAGCGGCAAGTCGCGGGTGTTGGAGGAGGCGGACGAAGACGTGATCAACCTGATCGCGCTGCTGTTTGAATTCATTCTTGATGACCGTGCTGTACCCGATGCCTTCAAGCCGTTGATTGCACGCTTGCAGATCCCGCTATTGAAAGTTGCATTGCAGGACAAGAGCTTTTTCAGTCGCGCCAGTCACCCGGCGCGGCGCCTGTTCAATGAAATTGCGGCGACGGCCCTGGGCTGGAGCCCCGTCAATGATTATCAGCACGACGGCCTGTACCAGCACATCGAGCGGGTGGTGCAGCGTTTGCTCGATGAGTTTGTCGAAGATCCACGGATTTTTTCCCAGTTGCTCGCTGAATTCTGTGGGTTTACCGCCGATGAGCGACGGCGCAGTGAGCTGCTGGAACAGCACACCCGCGATGCCGAAGCCGGGCGCGTACTGACCGAAGCAGCCCGCCAGCAAGTGGCCGAGGTGCTCAATCGTCGCCTGCTGGGCAAGGTATTACCGCGTGCGGTGGTGCAGTTCCTGCAGCAGGCCTGGAGCCAGGTGTTGCTCCTCACTTGCCTCAAGCACGGCGAGCAGTCGGTCCAATGGCAAGCGGGGCTGCGCACCATGGACGAGCTGATCTGGAGCGTCGGCCTGCCGCAAGACACCGAAGCCGGCCTGCATTTGCTGGAGCAGTTACCGGGCTTGCTCAAGTCCTTGCGCGACGGCTTGACAGGTGCCGCGTTCGACCCGTTCAGCACCCATGATTTTTTTGTGCGCTTGCAGGCCTTGCATGTCCAAACACCCGAAGGCGTTGATGGGTTGGTCGAAGTGCGCGAGCCCTTTGTGTTCAGCGCGCTACCGCCCGACTCCCTTGACGGCTTGTCGGACGATGATCCTGACCTGCTCAAGGCACGCCAACTGCGCATCGATGGGTGGGTCGTGTTCCAGCAAGACCACGCAGACACCCTGCGCTGCAAGCTGTTGGCGATCATCCCTGCGGCCAATACCTATATTTTCGTTGGCCGCACAGGCCTCAAGGTCGCGGAGAAAAATGCTGGCCAACTGGCGCAGGCGTTCAAGCGTGGCGCGTTACATGCCCTGGACGATGGGCCGCTGTTCGAGCGTGCGTTGACGGCCGTTATTGGCAGGTTGCGTCAACTCAATCGCGGCAAGTGATCGCAACCACGGGGTCGAACGCGGCATACTGGACACACTTAGTCACGCTCAAGGATTCGGTATGCAGTTGGACCCCGCCAGTGGTTGGTGCCAGGGCATTCGCCATTGCCCATCACCCAACTTCAACGAGCGCCCCGCCGGCGAAATCTCGCTGTTGGTGGTGCACAACATCAGCCTGCCACCGGCGCAGTTCGCCACGGGCAAGGTGCAGGCGTTTTTCCAGAATCGCCTGGATGTCACGGAACACCCTTACTTTGAGGGGATCGCCGACTTACGGGTGTCTGCGCATTTTCTGATTGAGCGCGATGGCGCGGTGACGCAGTTTGTCTCCTGCCGCGACCGCGCCTGGCATGCCGGAGTCTCATGGTTCGAAGGGCGGGAAACGTGCAATGACTTTTCCCTGGGTATTGAGCTGGAAGGCACTGACGACCTGCCGTTCACCGACGCCCAATATGCGTCGCTGATCGAGCTGGCCCGCCAATTGCTCGAAGCCTACCCTGACATCACCGCGCAGCGTATTTGTGGTCACAGCGATATTGCCCCGGGACGCAAGACCGATCCCGGTCCCGCTTTTGATTGGACGCGCTTTCGCAGCGCCCTGCAGGATGGAGGACACGTACGATGAGTTTTCTGGTGTTGGTGCTGGCGGTGTGGATCGAGAAATTCTCTGCCCTGCGCCAGCGATTGCAGCGTGATGGCGGTTGGCTGCGCGAATTGGCCAAACTGGAATCGAGCCCGCGCATGGGCAAGCAGCCGTGGTTGGTTCTGACCGTCCTGGTGCTGTTGCCGGTGACGCTGTTGGCGCTGTTGCTGCTGGTGTTGGAGCCGGTGGCTTATGGCCTGTTGGCGCTGCCGGTGCACCTGTTGGTGGTGATCTACAGCCTGGGGCGTGGCGACCTGCTGGCTGGGCTCGGTCCGTTTCGCGACGCTTGGCGTCGCGGTGATTTACAGGCCGCCGAACATGTGGCCGAGCGCGACCTGAAGCTCAGCGCCGACAACGGCGAGCAGCTTTTGGAACGTGTTCAGGGCCATTTGCTGTGGCAGGCCTACCAAAGTTTTTTCGCGGTGATTTTCTGGTACTTCCTGCTGGGTCCGGTCGCCGCCCTGGCTTATCGCCTGTTGGCGCTGGCCAGTGAACACAGCCAGAACCCCCTGGTGGCCGAGCGCGCCGGGCAACTGCGGCATGCGTTTGACTGGTTGCCGGTGCGCTTGCTGGCCGCCAGCTTTGCCTTGGTGGGCAACTTCGTCGCGGTCAGCCGCGTAATGCTCCACGAATTGCTGAGCTGGGACATCAGTGCCGCCCAATTGGTGGAAAAGGTTGGGCTGGTGGCGGCCGAGATCCCGCCGCCCGTTGTGGGCGCAGACGGTATCAACAGCCTGGATCGCCTATGGGAACTGCTGCTGCGTGCTGCAGTGTTGTGGTACGCCGGGTTCGCCATCTGGACGGTGTTGCCTTAACCCCTTCTGTGAGGGCTGCTTTGCAGCCCTTGGCACAGGCTCTCGTTAACCTTAAGTTACAAAACTCCCTTTCAAATTGAGCTATACAGACAGAGCGCCAAATAGTGGCTTTGTGCCGTCGCCCTGCGCCTCAATAAAAATAAAGAAAGGGAGTTGACCTGTGAAGAGCTTGCTCTATCCCGCCGTCGCGTTGATGAACCGCCTGAGTTTCGGCATGAAGTTCAGCTTGATCAGCGTACTGTTCCTGCTGCCGATGCTGGCGACCAACTATTACCTGGTGCGCGATTCCTGGCGCGAATTCCAGGGCACTCGGATTGAGCTGCAAAGCCTCGACCTGCTCGGCAGCAGCCTGGCCCTGCGCCGAGACCTGGAAACCCTCAACAATCAGGTGCAGATCAACGCGACCCTCGGTCAATCCGGCAAGGCCGGTGACCTGGAGGGCCAGATCGGCGCCCTGGAAAAAAGCGTGCTCGGTCGCCTGCAGGGGCTGAGCGCCATGGCCACTGACCCAGAGCAGATCGCCGTCTTCGACGGCAAGCGCGACGAATTGATCGCCGCCTTCAAAGCCCAGCAACAGGAAACCTCACTGCTCAGCAAAAGTGCGCTGATCGGCAAGCTGCTCAACAAGGCACAGATGCTCAGCCAGATCATCGCCAGCCAGTCCGGCTTGAGCCGCGACCCCCAAAGCGACCTGCGTCAGCTCAGCGAACTGATCACAGGTGTCACCCCGCAAGTGACCCAGACCCTGGGCGAAGGGCGGGCCATGGGTGCCTATTCTCTGGGCCAGGGCTTTCTCAACTCATCGTCCAGTACACGCTTTGACGAGTTGCTTCAGCAACTGGAAAAGCTCCAGGCCGAATACGGCCTGAAGTTGCAGGACGCGTTGGGCTCCAGCAAAACCGCCCACGACGCGCTCGACAGTCTGGCAAAGGCCAGTAACGCCAGCCTCAAACAAGGCAGCGAGTTGTTCGAAGAACAGGTGGTCATGGCCGAAACCCTCGATGCACCCTGGCAGGATTTCTACAACGCTGTCAGCCAATTGATGGGCCAGACCTATCAGCTGGATGAGGCTACCCTGACGTTTTTAGGACACCAACTGGAACAGCGCCTGGCGCAGAACCGCTTGCACATGGTGCTGTTGGTCTCGGCGTTGACGGCGGTGTTTTTACTGATTTTTTATCTGTATGCCGGCTTCTATGCCTCCACACGCACCACGCTGCGGCATCTGGCGGTGATGATGGACAAGGTGGCGGCGGGCGACATGACCGTCACGTTCGTCGCGCAAAGCCGTGATGAGTTGGGTGACTTGGGGCAGGTGTTCAACGGTACCGTGGGCAAAATCCATGATCTGATCGAGCGCGTCGGACACACGGTCAGCCAGGTCGAATGGCAGGCCGGCCAAGTGCAAACGGTGTCGGCCATGAGTAACCAGGCCGTGTCCGGTCAGCGTATGCAGATCGAACAGGTGGCGACGGCCATGAATCAGATGTCCTCTACCGCCCAGGAAGTCGCGCGCAATGCCGCTGCGGCGGTGAGCAGTGCCCATAGCGTCAACGATGAAACCGTCAGCGGGCGTGGGCTGGTGCAGTCCCAGCAGAGCAGCATCGCGCGGCTGGCCTCGGAGATTGACCTGTCGGTGCAAGTGATCAACCAGTTGGCCACCGACAGCCAGTCCATCAGCAGCGTGTTGGAAGTGATCAAAAGTATTGCCGAACAAACCAACCTGCTGGCGCTCAATGCCGCGATCGAGGCGGCGCGGGCCGGCGAGCAGGGGCGTGGGTTCGCGGTGGTGGCCGACGAGGTGCGCACCCTGGCACGGCGCACACAGCAGTCCACCGAAGAAATCGAACAGATGATCAGCCGCTTGCACACTGGCGTGGGCGCGGCCGTACACGCCATGGGCACCAGCCATGAAATGGCGAGTGGCACCGTGGGGCAGTCGGAAAAAGTCCAACAGGCCCTGGAAAATATCCTCGGCGCCGTTGGCATGATCGTCGATCAGAACCAACAGATCGCCGCCGCCGT encodes the following:
- the yacG gene encoding DNA gyrase inhibitor YacG; the encoded protein is MSQPLTVDCPTCGAPVEWKPDNLNRPFCSDRCKLIDLGAWAAEEHKIPVAPDAEDELFSEDLPPRH
- the coaE gene encoding dephospho-CoA kinase (Dephospho-CoA kinase (CoaE) performs the final step in coenzyme A biosynthesis.); protein product: MTTSVATPWVLGLTGGIGSGKSAAAQHFIDLGIDLVDADHAARWVVEPGRPALARIAEHFGAGVLQPDGQLDRAALRKLIFEVPEKRLWLEGLLHPLIGEEIRSHLARARSPYAILVSPLLIESGQYSMTQRILVIDVPQSLQIQRTLQRDGISEQQVQAILNAQCSREDRLNHADDVLVNDKDLGWLHSEVERLHHFYLTLRGGRS
- a CDS encoding A24 family peptidase, whose amino-acid sequence is MSLLLSEYPWAFVAIASVLGLIVGSFLNVLVWRLPKILEREWRAQAHEVLGLPAEPLGPTYNLMHPNSCCPHCGHAIRPWENIPVFSYLLLRGRCAHCQGSIGARYPLTELGCGLISALVAWHFGFGWQAAAVLVVSWGLLAMSLIDIDHQLLPDVLVLPLLWLGLIVNAFGLLTTLPDALWGAVLGYMSLWSVFWLFKLITGKDGMGHGDFKLLALLGAWGGWQIVPMTLLMASLVGVIIGLILMRLRNAQASTPMPFGPYLAIAGWIALLWGGQITDFYLQSVGFR
- a CDS encoding type II secretion system F family protein codes for the protein MSNASTTYAWEGINRKGRRVSGQTAGHNPTVVKAQLRQQGISPGRVRQKSPVLPSLGPAIKSADITLFTRQLATLLKAGIALLQAFDIISEGFDNRPARELVQSLKQQIAAGTSLAVALRKHPRYFDDLYCNLVAAGEQAGALDSLLERVAIHREKSELLKARIKKAMTYPIAVLVIASVVTAVLLIHVVPQFQTLFAGVNGELPGFTLHVIALSAFMQQAWWILALGLGTGTVGLRHAYQTSPGFRYWLDAGLLKAPLAGKLLTKSAVARFARTLSTTFAAGVPLVQALDCVAGAAGNGPFKQAIERMRRDVSTGMQLNQSMLANGLFPGMAIQMTAIGEESGTLERMLEKVAHHYETDVDNLVDNLTSLMEPLIMVILGGIVGALVIAMYLPVFQLGSAF
- a CDS encoding pilin — translated: MRQKGFTLIELLIVVAIIGILATIGLPMYTTHQAKAKFTAGLAEISALKASYEDTINQGSVPTLALIGGTSPTANCKIDVTGDVATGAGAIRCEILDAPAPVLGKTISLTRSATTGWTCTTSAEAKYVGKGCGADGA
- a CDS encoding O-antigen ligase translates to MGLSVAQRGGVFLVVVACLLTVGICAPFSGHDLQRVMQIAIALCAVLYALSVAPAEPQVDRVTAWGLALIVGLGLVSSVLAHQPLWALTEVALFVSCAAISLAFALLRRRGGEPLDRGLMLIVALLCLIKLIQYLYAGALAFTSGARTLDPDLLLSGFSNKRFYGQFQTFTLPLLALPLLMPTVSRTVRAATFALLCGWWLIAIGGGTRGTWLGMGVAGVVLAVLGPWGRRWLGWQLAAMLGGLLLYGLIFTLLADYLGIELANAASERLTTSLSGRGPIWWQAWHMLVERPWLGFGPMHFADLANRIAAHPHQAMLQWASEWGVPSALCVTFLAWRAGWATVAVLRERAQSGARADLLRLCLFAGLVGALVQAMVDGVIVMPNSQVWLALVVGWLMALHVWRTPVTATQPLAWRAWTGLSVLAVGLLVYIALRDVPHISQAQQQYLSGESRHLQPRFWAQGVIAR
- a CDS encoding DUF6388 family protein, which translates into the protein MTTTEMTQQARHEEALKKYLEDTPQLKEEIKDLSADDQRDQIQWAFEDEAESQGLQPWELTLKYTSTPEAFEAARLALHKEAAEVLGVEWEEYCEMNNLVV
- the nadC gene encoding carboxylating nicotinate-nucleotide diphosphorylase; protein product: MPNLRLADLTAEIEANVRRALLEDIGSGDITAQLIPAERLATATIITRDNAVIAGTAWVDAVFRQLDPRVAVHWQVADGERVSPNQTLFLLEGPARSLLSGERSALNFLQLLSGVATRAQFLADFVASTQVKLLDTRKTLPGLRLAQKYAVTCGGCHNHRIGLYDAFLIKENHIAACGGIAQAITAAHEIAPGKPVEIEVESLSELREALAAGADIIMLDELSLEDMREAVRLNGGKAKLEASGGINETTLLPIAETGVDYISIGAMTKDVKAVDLSMRLSI